The window CCTAAACAGGAGAGGGTGAAAGTGACTTTTCCAGTAACAGGACTTTGCTCGGTCTGTGTGTACTCTGTGTGTCTAGATGTCAGCTTAGGTTTGTTTAAATTAAGAGAACGTGTTTCCAGGcggagaggagggaggtgggaTGAGAAGACATAAACAAAGGAGCCGAACCTGCCTCTTGTGCAGATGGACAACAGCTGCCGAACGGCCTGGACAGACAAGTAGGCCTACACACAGTACAGATCCTTCTTTGgaggcttttattctgaaactcTATGAGCCTCCCTCAATCTACAGTGCAATACATTTTCCTCTGCAGTATTTTGAGTATTGTAAAAACTACTGCATAGACCACACAAAATCTGTGACAAAACACACCCAAAaattttcattcagaaaaaaatccattaaactAAATATAGATCAGACTGGTACAAGTTGACAGGAAATGCTCTGTTTTCGTGTTGAATTAGAAATCAGGACTGAACATATTCACACCAGTTCATATTACTATATATAGCTTATTCATAATTCCTTGCAGTACATTGCCCATGGCCAAATGACATCTTAGTGCCACTATACTGTGTTGCCAaacatttgttcaaatttaGAACAAATGACCTGTCTTCTTGTTCAATGGACTATGACATGTGGCTGGATGTTGAACAGTAAGTCAGCATTGCCTCGGTGAATCTCCAGCAGGAGAGGCTGGTCACTTTGCAACGCTTCGTGAATGTCTTCAGTGGTCTCGACTGGCTGTCCATTTAGCTTCGCTATAACATCGCCTTCCTTAATCCCTCCactaaaacacagagagaggaaactTTAGACAGTGATTTGGTTCAGGGGTGTCTGAAGTGCAAAAGAAATGCAGTATCAACACATAATAAATTCCATTATGGATGTGGACATGATGGCAGTCGAAGGAATACCAAAGTTTGGCTGACGAATGCTACTTTGTGGAACATTGATTTGGTTGAGCAAGTTTCCCGTGTGTGTACTTGggtttttgcatgtgtgcgtgAACATACTTTTCGGCTGCACTGTCAGGGATGACCTGTTGCACCAACACTCCACTGCTGACATCAGGAAAGTCTgggttttgctgttttaactCTGGTATTAGACTGCaaagcacaaaaatacagtaatactAATGCTTGCATTAATGGTAATACaaataatactaatattaatacgaatttaattattttcatatgtaACGAAAACTTATTGCACTGAAAGAAAATGGGTAAAAAGTCCatcatcaattaaaaaaatgctgaattacaGATGTTCTGAAAATGCTCAggatttgtaaattaaaaattaatgatCTAATGCGTGAAAGTTTGTTGTTACAACTCACTCTTTGGTGATTGTGAGCATCTTGATGCCTAAGAAACGCCTCTTCACTTctgaaaacaccacaaaaagCATAACCTCAGTCCTCAAGAAAGCTAGCACAAGACCCCGCACATGTAAACAGTCATGGAAGTTCCATTACGACCAACACTTGTGCAGCAGTAGCTCTCACCTGCATCAGAATGTTGTTCCTCTGTCCGGCTTCTTTGCAGTCTTGTCTTTTctgtcacaacaacaacaactggagTGGGATTTACTGAGAAATACTAGAAATACCAGTAGAACCACCTCATAGGAGGTATTTCTACAGGTAGGAGGATCGCAGACAGTAAAAACTCGGATTGTATTTGCTATTCGTTTTCACCTGTGTGCTGTTCGAGCTTTGACCCCTGACCTttgctgtgtttggtttgtgaGTCTGCGAGGAAGCGGCTGATCCTGTCTGAGGGTATAGCGAAGGAGATCCCTGCTGTCACTTTCAGAGTGTTGATGCCTATCACCTCCccatcctgaaaaaaaaaaaaaaaagaccacaaataTGGCAGAATTTGAGGAACTCAATATTTAGAGACCTAAATCTAATTTCAGtgactgaaaatattatttcaagGAAAACTGTGCATAGTTCAATGCAGTGCGTACAGCCACAGGGGCAAAATCTTGCGGTTACTAATGCAGACATTATCCTGAAGCtcagactgaattgccattttgttttaacttaatTCATGAACAAATCCCAGATGGGGGCAGCAGTTCAAACATCTGGAACCAAGTCATGCCTGTGACACAGCTGCTTGTATCAGTATACAGATCAGTATCAGTATTGCCAGTAAAGGATAGAGAGCTTTCCGTTCTTTTTTGGGATTTTGatttatcacattttgatgcaaattactatgaataaaatgcatatattttatataattatatattctATTAtattagcatttgttttttattgaacatGTTTGTTACTGTAATTTGTAGCAGCAATAAGAgtaatagtaacagtagtaatAATAGGAAGAGGATGAGTAGTAGTAGGAGTCGTATCACATCATTTGCCTCTAATGATAatattttcaacttttattttctctgtcaccATCCAATGAGGAGTGTATAAATTTTCAGCCCAATCTATTGGCAGAGTTTAATGATCTTGGGGTCAGGAGCCAATGTTGAGTTTCTTGCTGTACAGATGGCTTATCCCAAAGGATGTGGACATTTCTAAGACTGCTTTATTGAAATTTGTATTATTACATAACACTATGTTTGAAATATACCACCATTATTTCTGTAGAGTGCATTTGTAGTTTCCTCTGTGCTCTCGAAAACAGTATTAGAGTATATATGATGCTCCATATTCACATATCAACTTGACAACTTTCTAATTAATGGGGTCAAGAGAATTTGGAGGCCTGAGAACTGGGTCATAGGCCACTTTTTAGATACTGTGATGATGAGGACTTCTGACAGTTTTACTGAACGATCTTTCAAAATCGCATGAGTCTTCACAGCGCTACTCACCAAGTTAACAAGAGGTCCTCCAGAATTGCCGTACTTCACACAGATTAGAGGAACATGAGACAGGAACAGATCAGTCACATCGGTGATTTTgacacatatgcaaaaaaacagaaaaaccaaatacaacaaaagcaatttgaaaaaaCTCTGCACGCACATCTGACCTGAGCAAAAGAAATACTCAGGCTGTACACAGTGTGtatacatgagtgtgtgtgtttgtgtgagctcACGTTAATAATAGCATCAGTCTGGATGTAGTCCATGTCTGAATCTTTGATGCCCAGCTCCTTGCCGTCTCTCTGCGCTGTACTGACGATGCCGGTGGTCACTGTGTTCTGCAGAGCGAAGGGGCTGCCGATGGCAACCACGAACTCCCCTGGTCTCAGATCAGCTGAGTGGCCCAGAGACAGCACAGGAAGCCTCTTCTGCTCCCGCAGACCGAAACACCGGCACACGTGAGAAAACATGGACATGTACGTAGATAGATGTGTCAGGTAGAGACACACTGGGTAAGTTGTACAGAGGGAAAAATTCAGGAATGGAATGGAAAAATTACTTTcggagacagaaagacagaaaggaagaagaatTTAAGGCTCACCAAACTGTCCAAGTATTTGAGATATTGGTGTGAGAATACACACATCAGCGCTGTGTCTGTGAGTCACAGAGCTGGTGTTTATAAAAGTATTCCTGCTAGCCATATGAATGTCTGGCAGAAAACTGCCGAGACTTGGCACAGACACATGCGGAGATGTGGGCTCTCGTGCAATGGTGCAGAAAGGTTTTTGTACATGAGAGCATTTAAGGGTCAAGGAAGTAGAAACTGTctggaaaattacatttcttcACATCACTTCAatttggaaaaagagaaaaagagtgaaaatgatTGAAtggcagataaataaaaataaaggaactTCTCTTCAGTGTTGTTCTCTCACCTGAGGATTGACCTTGATTGTGGCGATGTCCGCCTTCCTGTCTATATCTCTGAGCACGGCCTCGTACGCGTCGCCATCATGGAGCTGAACACGTAGCTGGGGCCTCCCTGTCACCGTGGTAGTTATGGTTACAACGTGAGCGTTGGTCACAATCACACCTGAGTGGGTCACAATAAAACCAGAGCCGCTGGAGAGACGCATGTGGCGACCAAACAGAGGATGTCTGGAGAGAGTAAGAAGCCAGGGACTGATGAACAGGCAAAAAAATcgtaaaaatgtattttgctctTAGCTTTTCACGTCCAGGTTGTCCTGAGTGGCAGCAGAACTGCTAAGACCGGTGTGTCCTTTACACAACAATCCCCTCTAGATGGAATATCGATGGCAGATAAGGATAAAAGAAATAGCTCTCtctacacaaatacacacctcACGAACAGCTCAATGTGGACAACAGCGGGGGCTATTTTCTCCACTACATCGGCGATGAAGTTGAACTTGTAGCGAGGGCTGCTGGGATGGACCGAGGGAAAACCTATACTGACACGAAGAACCCACtgcattaatacacacacacgcacgcacatgcacgcacacaatATATCCTCCACAGTCATTCACAATCTCCAATGTAGCATTATACAAGAGAAATGAGAAGACCAGTGTTGAGGTTAGAAATGTAAAATAGTTCGgaaaacagattaaatttaACATCCAATGGCAAATGTGAAACATCTATCTGTCTgcctatctatctgtctatgtatctgtctgtctgtctatcacctgtctgtctgtctatctgtctatttatctgtctgtctgtctatgtgtctgtctatgtatctgtctgtctgtcatctatctatctgtctatctatcatctgtctatctatctatctatctatctatcatctgtctatctatctgtctgtctgtctgtctgtctgtctatcatctatctatctgtctctctatccatctatctgtctatttgtctgtctgtctatctatctgtccgtctgtctgtctgtctctctgtctgtctctctatctatttgtctctctatctgtctgtctgcctgtctatctatatctgtctgtctgtctatctatctgtccatcCGTCTATGtatctgtctatccatctgttTATGTATCTGTCTATCCGTCTGTTTGTCTATCCGTCTgtttgtctatctgtctgtttgtctatctgtccgtctgtccatccatctgtctatgtatctgtctgtctgtctatctgtctgtctgtctatctatctgtctatctatctatctatctatctatctatctatctgtctgtctgtctatccatctgtctgtctgtctatcttcTGTGGGAAGGGAAGGATCTGAGGAGCATGAGTGATACACTGAGGAAGGCGAACAtcaaataatgataattattcCCATATCCAGAATGATCCGCATTTGGATCTTTATTCTCTGGTAAAGTGCAAAATTCAGTATTAAAGTATGTGTTGAAATAGCGAGCGCATTTCCAGATATACAATGAAGACATGGAACCTAGGTATGGATTTAGAGTGATCATTACAGCAAAACTACAGCCTCAGTCAAGAAAGAGCAATTCCTGTCATTACTTTTAGATGGTAGCACTGCGGAGTAACACTGTTTGTGTGCAAAATGAGTATCCTAAGTGTGTCGGGTCCGACTACTGCAACATAAACCTCATACATGTGATCCCAGACTCGTGTGAAGCTACAGCAGCCCTACCTGCGCCTGAAGGTGAACAGGGTCCTCTGTGCGCTTGGCTAACCTCTGGTCTCCCCTTCTGTCGGGCTTTGCGGCTGGCTACCCTCATCTTACACACATTACCGTACGTTTGCCCGTCGCTTCCGCACACCCGCTGCTCCGTCTTACACCGGCAGACGCCCCGGGAGCCCCGCCGCCTCCCCGCGGCGGGCATCCTGCACTCCAGGCCATCCCCGCAGGGCAGGTCGTCCTCGCGTCCGCAGGGGTCTCCCTCCCGCGGGGCGCACACCAGGCAGCAGTCGCACCGGTCCGGGACGTACCCGCCGGGACAGCTGGGGCTCGGGCACAGGCTCACGTCGCACCGGGAGGCGCACTGGCCGGAGCGCGCCGCCACGGCCAGGTCGCGCGTAAAGACCAGCGCCGCTGCGAGTAGAAGTAGCTGCATTGTGATGGATATTGACAGCGTCAGGAAGCGCGTTCAAAGGTGATTCATTCCTTACATGGtcatattaaatgttttatctcCAAACACCCAACTGCTTTGTGTTACGACCcgaaattaaaaacaaaaacaaaaaatgaaaatgaataaataaatacagccgCTACTGGCTACTTCACTCAGCAGGTTAGGGGATGGTTGGAGCTATATCAAAGTCGTTCTCTACGCTCTGTGCAGGCTTTCGCTCCGGACATCGCCGAGTCAGCGGTGTCTGCGGACTTCACCAGCCTTGTGACCGGGCATCGCTGGGTCCGGAGGACCCACGGGGCTGCTGCGGTCACGCGCGCCGCCTAGTGGCCGGGGAACCACGCAGCACACTTTCGGC is drawn from Xiphias gladius isolate SHS-SW01 ecotype Sanya breed wild chromosome 15, ASM1685928v1, whole genome shotgun sequence and contains these coding sequences:
- the htra3a gene encoding serine protease HTRA3a isoform X1 — encoded protein: MQLLLLAAALVFTRDLAVAARSGQCASRCDVSLCPSPSCPGGYVPDRCDCCLVCAPREGDPCGREDDLPCGDGLECRMPAAGRRRGSRGVCRCKTEQRVCGSDGQTYGNVCKMRVASRKARQKGRPEVSQAHRGPCSPSGAGFPSVHPSSPRYKFNFIADVVEKIAPAVVHIELFVRHPLFGRHMRLSSGSGFIVTHSGVIVTNAHVVTITTTVTGRPQLRVQLHDGDAYEAVLRDIDRKADIATIKVNPQKRLPVLSLGHSADLRPGEFVVAIGSPFALQNTVTTGIVSTAQRDGKELGIKDSDMDYIQTDAIINYGNSGGPLVNLDGEVIGINTLKVTAGISFAIPSDRISRFLADSQTKHSKGQGSKLEQHTEKTRLQRSRTEEQHSDAEVKRRFLGIKMLTITKDLIPELKQQNPDFPDVSSGVLVQQVIPDSAAENGGIKEGDVIAKLNGQPVETTEDIHEALQSDQPLLLEIHRGNADLLFNIQPHVIVH
- the htra3a gene encoding serine protease HTRA3a isoform X2, whose translation is MQLLLLAAALVFTRDLAVAARSGQCASRCDVSLCPSPSCPGGYVPDRCDCCLVCAPREGDPCGREDDLPCGDGLECRMPAAGRRRGSRGVCRCKTEQRVCGSDGQTYGNVCKMRVASRKARQKGRPEVSQAHRGPCSPSGAGFPSVHPSSPRYKFNFIADVVEKIAPAVVHIELFVRHPLFGRHMRLSSGSGFIVTHSGVIVTNAHVVTITTTVTGRPQLRVQLHDGDAYEAVLRDIDRKADIATIKVNPQKRLPVLSLGHSADLRPGEFVVAIGSPFALQNTVTTGIVSTAQRDGKELGIKDSDMDYIQTDAIINYGNSGGPLVNLDGEVIGINTLKVTAGISFAIPSDRISRFLADSQTKHSKEKTRLQRSRTEEQHSDAEVKRRFLGIKMLTITKDLIPELKQQNPDFPDVSSGVLVQQVIPDSAAENGGIKEGDVIAKLNGQPVETTEDIHEALQSDQPLLLEIHRGNADLLFNIQPHVIVH